From the genome of Candidatus Hydrogenedentota bacterium, one region includes:
- the secY gene encoding preprotein translocase subunit SecY: FYDMFTGGAFERATIFALGIMPYISASIIIQLLVVVVPALEKLQKEGAEGQKKITEYTRYGTIGLCIIQSVAMAAFLAGMNSPGSTPIVTNSNWWFYVMCVLTFTTGTAFIMWVGEQISEHGIGNGISMIIFTSIVADMPNATRSVVELIKSQQLGLIQVGILMVLIIAIIAGVIVVTTGVRRVPVQYPRQMKGRRMTTGGRNYLPLRVNQAGVIPIIFASSLLMLPGMLAQVIQNPTFESVYITYFRDNRYVYDGMYAGLIIFFSFFYTAITFNPIEMAENMKKYGGVIMGVRPGKATAEYLNRVMTRITLVGSLFLAAVALLPEIFYGYVHAIPPVVARFFGGTSLLILVGVALDTVRQIETHLTMRNYDGFVKGRRVRSRRMS; this comes from the coding sequence GATTCTACGACATGTTCACGGGCGGCGCCTTCGAACGGGCGACGATTTTTGCCCTCGGCATCATGCCGTATATCAGCGCGTCCATTATTATCCAGCTTCTGGTCGTCGTAGTGCCTGCTCTGGAGAAGCTTCAGAAGGAAGGCGCGGAAGGCCAAAAGAAGATTACGGAATACACCCGATACGGAACGATTGGACTGTGCATTATTCAGAGTGTAGCCATGGCGGCGTTCCTGGCGGGTATGAATTCTCCGGGATCAACACCGATCGTTACGAACTCCAATTGGTGGTTCTACGTGATGTGCGTCCTGACGTTTACGACCGGCACCGCCTTCATTATGTGGGTGGGCGAGCAAATCAGCGAGCACGGAATCGGTAACGGTATTTCGATGATCATCTTCACGAGTATCGTGGCCGACATGCCGAACGCGACTCGCTCGGTGGTCGAACTCATCAAGTCACAGCAGCTTGGTCTTATCCAAGTGGGCATCCTGATGGTCCTGATCATTGCGATTATCGCAGGCGTCATCGTGGTCACGACCGGGGTGCGCCGCGTTCCGGTGCAGTACCCGAGGCAGATGAAAGGACGCCGGATGACAACGGGCGGACGGAACTACCTGCCGCTTCGCGTCAACCAGGCCGGCGTTATTCCGATCATCTTTGCCAGTTCGCTGCTCATGCTGCCGGGTATGCTTGCGCAAGTCATCCAGAATCCAACGTTTGAGTCAGTGTATATAACCTACTTCCGCGACAACCGGTACGTCTACGACGGAATGTATGCGGGGTTGATCATCTTCTTCTCCTTCTTCTACACGGCGATCACGTTCAATCCGATCGAGATGGCCGAGAACATGAAGAAGTACGGCGGCGTCATCATGGGTGTGCGCCCCGGCAAAGCGACCGCGGAATACTTGAATCGCGTGATGACGCGCATTACACTAGTAGGTTCGCTGTTTCTTGCCGCAGTGGCATTGCTGCCGGAGATTTTCTACGGATACGTGCATGCGATTCCGCCGGTTGTGGCGCGGTTCTTTGGAGGAACGAGTTTGCTGATTTTGGTCGGTGTGGCGTTGGACACGGTCCGACAGATTGAGACGCACCTGACCATGCGTAATTACGATGGATTCGTGAAGGGGCGCCGCGTTCGGTCCCGTCGCATGTCGTGA
- a CDS encoding adenylate kinase, which yields MRIVLLGAPGAGKGTQAQRIAAARKMPHVSTGDIFRDHLQRKTDLAREIEPYMESGSLVPDELTCAIVAQRLCEPDCRGGYVLDGFPRSLRQAETLERLLGERTEKLDVALDIQVSDHEIVERLTARRVCPECGAIYNLKYDPPRNGDTRCSKNGCTGTLMRRPDDTAETIRQRLLIYHETTEPIRMFYDERGLLRTVVSDNLTPEAVFVKFEEILCAMEAAGKA from the coding sequence TTGCGAATCGTGCTATTGGGTGCGCCTGGGGCCGGAAAAGGCACACAGGCCCAGCGTATCGCAGCGGCGCGGAAGATGCCTCACGTTTCGACCGGAGATATCTTTCGGGATCATCTCCAGCGGAAGACGGATCTCGCGCGCGAGATTGAGCCCTACATGGAGTCGGGTTCGCTCGTACCGGATGAGTTGACCTGTGCGATAGTTGCACAGAGGCTCTGCGAACCGGATTGCCGCGGAGGGTATGTTTTGGATGGGTTTCCGCGCTCGCTAAGGCAGGCGGAGACCCTTGAGAGACTCCTCGGTGAGCGAACCGAGAAGCTGGACGTGGCACTTGATATTCAGGTGTCCGACCACGAGATAGTTGAACGGCTGACCGCGCGCCGGGTATGCCCGGAGTGCGGCGCTATCTATAACTTGAAGTACGACCCGCCGCGAAACGGCGACACTCGGTGCAGCAAGAACGGTTGCACCGGTACGCTGATGCGGCGGCCGGACGATACGGCGGAGACTATCCGTCAGCGGCTTCTCATCTATCATGAGACGACGGAGCCAATACGGATGTTTTACGACGAACGCGGCTTGTTGCGTACGGTTGTCTCGGACAACCTGACCCCCGAGGCCGTGTTCGTGAAATTTGAAGAAATTCTGTGCGCCATGGAGGCGGCCGGAAAGGCATGA
- the map gene encoding type I methionyl aminopeptidase produces the protein MIPIRTEQEIDILREANQIVAEVLVQLTQKVEPGITTEELDADGERLIRGFGGVPSFLGYQAYPKSTCISVDEVIVHGIPGKRKLREGEIVSIDVGVFYRGYHGDAAITVPCGKVDSQRRRLMEVTDLSLARAIEAASAGNYLEAIGRAVEGTCKPAGFKVVRSFVGHGIGTSMHEEPQIPNFVTGKRGPQLKPGMVLAIEPMVNMGKAEARLLRDGWTAVTADGKPSAHFEHSIVVREGAAEVLSATPKLVWGQRRAPAGATETHE, from the coding sequence ATGATTCCAATTCGCACGGAACAGGAGATCGACATTCTCCGCGAGGCGAACCAAATCGTCGCGGAAGTGCTTGTCCAGCTCACTCAGAAGGTTGAGCCGGGCATCACGACCGAGGAATTGGACGCCGATGGAGAACGGTTGATTCGCGGCTTCGGCGGAGTCCCCTCATTTCTGGGGTACCAAGCCTACCCGAAGAGCACCTGTATTTCCGTGGACGAGGTGATTGTGCACGGCATTCCCGGAAAGCGAAAGCTTCGAGAAGGCGAAATCGTCAGCATAGACGTGGGTGTCTTCTATCGAGGTTACCACGGCGATGCGGCCATCACCGTACCCTGTGGGAAGGTCGATAGCCAGCGCCGTCGCCTGATGGAAGTGACCGACTTGTCGTTGGCACGGGCCATTGAAGCGGCAAGCGCCGGAAACTATCTGGAAGCCATCGGCCGAGCGGTCGAAGGCACCTGCAAACCGGCAGGATTCAAGGTGGTGCGGTCGTTCGTTGGGCATGGAATAGGAACCTCCATGCACGAGGAACCGCAGATCCCGAACTTTGTGACGGGCAAGCGGGGGCCTCAGCTCAAACCCGGCATGGTGCTGGCGATTGAACCCATGGTGAACATGGGCAAAGCCGAAGCAAGACTTTTGCGCGACGGGTGGACGGCGGTCACGGCCGACGGAAAGCCGAGCGCGCATTTTGAGCATAGCATTGTGGTGCGTGAGGGCGCGGCCGAAGTGTTGTCCGCGACGCCTAAGCTTGTATGGGGCCAACGGCGTGCTCCAGCAGGCGCAACCGAAACGCATGAGTGA
- the infA gene encoding translation initiation factor IF-1, with protein MDKEAAIEVEGTVVEPLPNAMFRVELKNGHKVLAHISGKMRMNFIRILPGDRVKLEMSPYDLTRGRITYRYK; from the coding sequence ATGGACAAAGAAGCAGCCATCGAGGTCGAAGGGACGGTTGTAGAGCCGTTGCCAAATGCCATGTTCCGTGTGGAGCTCAAGAACGGGCATAAGGTACTGGCTCACATTTCGGGAAAGATGCGGATGAACTTTATCCGAATCTTGCCGGGAGACCGCGTGAAGCTTGAAATGTCGCCCTATGATTTGACGCGCGGGCGGATCACGTACCGATACAAGTAG
- the rpmJ gene encoding 50S ribosomal protein L36, which translates to MKVRASIKKICEKCKIIRRHGRVRVICENPRHKQRQG; encoded by the coding sequence ATGAAGGTCAGAGCGTCGATTAAGAAGATTTGCGAGAAGTGCAAAATCATCCGCCGGCACGGCCGTGTCCGGGTGATTTGTGAAAACCCGCGTCACAAGCAGCGCCAGGGCTAA
- the rpsM gene encoding 30S ribosomal protein S13: MARIVGIDLPREKRVEVGIQYIYGIGPARAKAVLKETGVNPNTRVRDLTDEEVSKITTTITAKYAVEGDLRREVHSNIKRLMDISSYRGQRHKRGLPVRGQRTHTNARTRKGPRGATIKKK; encoded by the coding sequence ATGGCACGCATAGTCGGTATAGACCTCCCCCGAGAGAAACGGGTAGAGGTAGGCATTCAATACATCTACGGCATTGGCCCCGCGCGGGCGAAGGCCGTGCTAAAAGAGACAGGTGTGAACCCGAACACGCGGGTGCGCGATCTCACCGACGAAGAGGTGAGCAAGATCACGACGACGATCACCGCGAAGTACGCTGTGGAAGGCGACCTGCGGCGCGAAGTTCACTCGAACATCAAGCGCCTCATGGATATCAGCAGCTACCGCGGTCAGCGTCACAAGCGCGGTTTGCCCGTACGTGGACAACGGACCCATACCAACGCCCGTACCCGCAAGGGGCCGCGCGGCGCAACCATCAAGAAAAAGTAA
- the rpsK gene encoding 30S ribosomal protein S11 translates to MAKEKRKAKGKKRRTTLNVTSGVAHIQATFNNTIVSITDSHGNVIAWSSAGQVGFSGSRKSTAFAAQVAAEAAAQKAKEVGLREVRVHVNGPGAGRESAIRAIQSTGLDITLIRDVTPIPHNGCRPPKRRRV, encoded by the coding sequence TTGGCTAAGGAAAAGAGGAAGGCGAAGGGCAAGAAGCGGCGCACAACATTAAATGTGACGTCGGGAGTTGCCCATATTCAGGCCACGTTCAACAACACCATCGTGTCGATCACGGACAGCCACGGCAACGTGATCGCGTGGTCCAGCGCGGGCCAAGTGGGATTCTCCGGATCGCGCAAGAGCACGGCGTTCGCCGCTCAGGTCGCCGCCGAAGCGGCTGCCCAGAAGGCAAAGGAAGTCGGGCTGCGCGAAGTGCGCGTGCACGTGAATGGCCCGGGAGCCGGCCGCGAATCGGCCATCCGCGCCATTCAATCCACGGGATTGGACATTACGCTGATTCGCGATGTGACGCCGATCCCGCACAATGGATGCCGGCCTCCGAAACGGCGCCGCGTGTAA
- a CDS encoding DNA-directed RNA polymerase subunit alpha has protein sequence MIAKEFLIPKYLKVDEGATGQYARFIVEPFERGYGTTIGNSLRRVLLASLEGSAVTAIKIEGAHHEFSGLPGVKEDVTDIVLNFKRCEIRLNREDPLIFTFKHKGQGEVTVGEVFKDQDVEVFNPDMVICHCTASSATLEMQIKVARGRGYVTADNFELEHAPIGTIYLDANFSPVTRVNFQVEDARVGQHTDYDRLILDIWTDGSITPDKALEEAAALLVEHLKIFVQQHREDDEGSGGVSMEDPEMVRKLARSVDELELSVRSANCLKAANIKTIGELVGRTEAEMLQFHNFGKKSLDEIKELLTTMGLSLGMAVGVPVGAPSDEEAIEIEQEDEEDE, from the coding sequence ATGATAGCGAAAGAGTTTCTCATACCGAAGTACCTTAAGGTCGACGAAGGGGCGACGGGACAGTACGCGCGGTTCATAGTTGAACCGTTTGAGCGAGGCTATGGCACAACCATCGGCAATTCGCTTCGCCGTGTGCTTTTGGCGTCGCTGGAAGGCTCCGCGGTGACCGCCATCAAGATTGAAGGCGCGCACCACGAGTTTTCGGGATTGCCGGGCGTCAAAGAAGACGTGACGGACATCGTTTTGAATTTCAAACGATGCGAAATCCGCCTCAACCGCGAAGACCCGCTGATCTTCACCTTTAAGCACAAAGGTCAGGGTGAAGTCACGGTGGGCGAAGTCTTCAAAGACCAGGATGTCGAGGTTTTCAATCCCGACATGGTCATTTGCCATTGCACGGCGTCGTCCGCGACACTGGAAATGCAAATCAAGGTTGCGCGCGGCCGTGGTTACGTGACCGCCGACAACTTCGAGTTGGAGCATGCGCCCATCGGGACGATTTACCTGGATGCGAACTTCTCGCCCGTCACGCGCGTGAATTTCCAGGTGGAAGACGCCCGCGTCGGTCAGCACACAGACTATGACCGGCTCATCCTGGATATCTGGACCGACGGTTCCATCACGCCGGACAAGGCGTTGGAAGAAGCGGCCGCCCTACTGGTCGAGCACCTCAAGATCTTCGTTCAGCAGCACCGCGAAGACGACGAAGGCTCGGGCGGAGTGAGCATGGAAGATCCGGAGATGGTCCGCAAGCTGGCGCGCTCCGTTGACGAGTTGGAATTGAGTGTGCGTTCGGCGAACTGCCTGAAGGCCGCAAACATCAAGACGATCGGCGAATTGGTGGGACGTACGGAAGCCGAGATGCTCCAGTTCCACAACTTCGGAAAGAAGTCGCTGGATGAGATCAAAGAACTGCTGACGACGATGGGTCTGTCGCTTGGAATGGCCGTGGGTGTTCCGGTAGGCGCGCCCAGCGACGAAGAAGCCATTGAGATCGAGCAGGAAGACGAAGAAGACGAGTAA
- the rplQ gene encoding 50S ribosomal protein L17 yields MRHRNEGRRLGRTTSHRKATMKSLALALFKNNAIETTVAKSKELRKFAEPLITLARQDTVANRRLAFAALRDEDVVSKLFKEIAPAYAQRPGGYTRILKLGNRLGDAAPMARIELVGLGEYKPE; encoded by the coding sequence ATGAGACATAGAAACGAAGGCCGCCGCCTCGGCCGGACCACGTCGCACCGGAAGGCAACCATGAAGAGCTTGGCCTTGGCGCTGTTTAAGAACAACGCCATCGAAACCACGGTGGCCAAGTCCAAAGAACTCCGCAAGTTCGCCGAGCCGTTGATTACGCTTGCGCGCCAAGACACCGTTGCCAATCGCCGCTTGGCGTTTGCCGCCCTGCGCGACGAAGACGTCGTGTCGAAGCTGTTCAAGGAAATCGCCCCGGCCTATGCCCAGCGCCCCGGCGGCTACACCCGCATACTCAAGCTTGGGAATCGCCTCGGCGACGCCGCCCCAATGGCCCGCATCGAATTGGTCGGGCTTGGCGAGTACAAACCCGAATAA
- a CDS encoding Gfo/Idh/MocA family oxidoreductase: protein MGKQEVGWGVIGSTGWADTTFGPAIAGADGSTLRAVLSSTQEKADAFCEKHEVAKGYCDLDAFLRDDSVEAVWIASANHLHAPQTIAALKAGKHVLCEKPMAITPAECEAMIKASQSANRLLGIGYHLRHHGLLQELRQEFKSGALGKPVFARAQLYFAYPSPPAEWRQKRATSGGWALGDIATHLIDLCRWFLGDVESVHGMLTNRRFGFETEDHAVLTLRFKEGVAAVADASTGAPGLARFEVYCTEGFFVCENAFFGHGGLVTRGRIGAQPHVSGSPNVNPYRNQVECFTRATRGECEFPATGIDGVENVKIMQAVRGY, encoded by the coding sequence ATGGGTAAGCAAGAAGTCGGTTGGGGAGTTATTGGTTCGACTGGATGGGCTGATACCACTTTCGGTCCGGCGATCGCCGGCGCGGACGGTTCCACGTTGCGCGCCGTGTTAAGCAGTACCCAAGAGAAGGCGGATGCATTTTGCGAGAAGCATGAAGTCGCCAAAGGCTATTGCGATCTTGATGCATTTCTTCGCGACGATTCCGTTGAAGCAGTGTGGATAGCGAGCGCGAATCATCTTCACGCGCCACAGACGATTGCCGCACTCAAAGCGGGCAAGCATGTGTTGTGCGAGAAGCCGATGGCGATTACACCTGCCGAGTGCGAGGCGATGATCAAGGCATCGCAGTCCGCCAATCGTCTTCTGGGGATTGGTTATCACCTGCGTCACCATGGCTTGCTTCAAGAGCTCCGGCAAGAGTTCAAGTCGGGCGCGTTGGGTAAGCCCGTGTTCGCGCGGGCTCAGTTGTATTTTGCATATCCGTCACCTCCCGCGGAGTGGCGGCAGAAGCGGGCCACTTCAGGTGGATGGGCCCTGGGAGATATCGCGACCCACCTTATCGACCTGTGCCGATGGTTCTTGGGCGATGTGGAGAGCGTCCACGGCATGTTGACCAACCGCAGGTTTGGTTTTGAGACTGAGGACCACGCCGTTCTCACCCTTCGCTTCAAGGAAGGCGTTGCCGCGGTTGCCGACGCGTCGACCGGCGCTCCTGGCCTGGCGCGTTTCGAAGTCTACTGCACGGAGGGATTCTTCGTCTGCGAAAACGCGTTCTTTGGCCACGGCGGACTGGTGACGCGCGGACGGATTGGGGCGCAGCCTCATGTATCCGGTTCGCCGAACGTCAACCCGTACCGAAACCAGGTGGAGTGTTTCACGCGGGCGACGCGCGGCGAATGCGAGTTCCCCGCTACCGGTATCGACGGTGTTGAGAACGTGAAGATTATGCAGGCCGTGCGGGGATACTGA